The Penaeus monodon isolate SGIC_2016 chromosome 6, NSTDA_Pmon_1, whole genome shotgun sequence genomic sequence TGATGATAATACATCTGATTTCTTTACAAAAGCGTAGAGGGGACCTGTAATACAAGATGAGTCTTTTAACATGGGCAGCTCGGGCCACCAGGTCACCACTATGTATCAAACAGGGGTAAGTGTATGTTGGatgtaatttttctcttttagtCCATGTGCTAATAATTGTCAATTTtatatttgaaaaggaagtatgatATCTCACTTGATAAAAACAAGAACTAATAATAACTGAAACTATCTTGTGGAGAGAACTATGATTATGGAATCAGCAGCAGTGGTCAATACGCTTCAATAGCTTTTAAACATGGTGTTACTACTATTGATGTAAGAGAGGCTAACTGGAAATGTACATGGCCATCATTTTTTCcaggcaatattattattagattctttgtgttttttttataattaatattattttgctaGATTCCCATCTTGGTCAGCTGGTAGTCCTGGGTCACATATGCGGTTATCTCAATGGAAGACAGTGAAACTGCCAAAACAACTTGGCAAAGTGAGTAATACACTAtgatattttgtaatttattgaAGTGTATATAATGTCGTTCATGTTTCCTTACAAACTACTTGAGCAGATTTTATTCCTTGTTAAATCTCATAGCAGGTTGTGGCTCGCTCTGTGCATGTGGTAAGAACTGAAACCACTTCACACACAGAAAAATTCTCCTTGACTGTTTTGCTGAGGTTAGGGCTAGGAGGAGGAACACTGATTGGAATAAAGGTAAGAAATTAACATGCTACAGGTCACATATTATGTAAGAAAACTATTTCCTTTGGGGTGTGAGATATGAACAAGTACATAGAGTCCTTGTGGATACTTTGAAACTGGTTTGCTTAAATAGTTTTCTCTTCGCTAATGTACAATATCATAAAAGTACACTTCAGTGTATCAGCTACAAAATCTTTGCGATGCTAGTTACTTCTTGCTCCCAACTGTCTCAGAAGTTTTTGCAATGaacctttttcatatatttatccattattatctattattatgtgtttttggttgttttatgtTACATAGTATAGGTTTTgtaattctataataataaactgctattatgttaatatttcatACTACTTATTTGAAGGCCTTTATGATAATGAGAGACTCAGTATACCTCAGTATGATAAAGTATGTTTATGATTAATTTGAATAAGGACATGTGAAACAAGTgcaatattttatgtgtgtgatttttccTTCTTGATTAATATTACATAGTAAATCTCAAACATAATTTTTAGTATCTTATTTAGTGGCATCACATCAATTTGTATTCTGTTGCTATTAATATAAGggatacattattattttttttttacttatgatgATTTATTGGAAAGAAGTGTTTCTTATAAAAAGTGTGATTTATTCATATAGAACTATTggcatttaaagggaaaaaaatcacatagaTTAAAAACTTTTGtggacaaaaaaatatttaagttctGTTAGATCCGATATTCTTGATATATTAATACAACTAATCAAGGTGAATTATTCTACATGTTTGTATGTTGTCATTcagtcagatattttttttctctcactaaaTGGAAGTATAATTGgtaaacacaaaatattttgatGTAAGTTATACATCTAAAACATAATGTACAGATCTCAGATATAGATCTTGTACCAAATTCAAAATTGGTGTTAATGaaacaattgtattaaaaaaaaaaactttcagggaCTTCTGACTCCTGTAACAGCTGATTGCAAGGCAAGCCAACCAACCCCAGCTGTCGTTGCAGAGATACATGATAGGTTACATGGAGCAGGCCAAGCTGAGGAGGATAAGGATCCACCCTTCGACTGGCTTTACTTTTGGCGCCTTTTAAAGCCTCAGTTGCACTACTTCTTGGCTGCTATGGGGGTAAGATTTGGAGAGTCACAAGAAGATATAATGGTtattatagtgaatatatataaagtgtataaagTTATGAATTACAAATTGAAGATGTgtttaaaagttatataaaagttgtagtgattttttgttttttagtgtgATTTTTCTGCATGCTCATTTGAAACACAATATTTTCTAATACTGACTAAAAGATTGCTTTGATTAAAAGAGACCTTGATTCATGGGTGAATATATACTTCCATCAGGAAAGAGGAAAtatgaaaaggaatgaaaagtgagaaaaaattgtTTTCTTCCAGAGTGCCCTCATAGTCTCCTTGGCCAACATACAGATACCACTGCTATTGGGAGAGATTGTAAATGTTGTGGCAAGATTCACAGGAGATCACACAGAAGAAGGAAATAATTACATCAAGGAGATCACTGATCCTaccatgaaaattataaaattttatgttgctCAGGTTGGAACCATTGGTACAGCTGTTTGTTCATGCAGGATTGTCTGTTTTCTGTATAATAGAAATACTATAATTTATTTgagcatattttttgtttattttagtcaGCAGTATGAAAAATTTGATAGATCTTAAGATATTATCGTGATAAATGTCTCTTATTTCAGGCAATCTTTACCTTCTCCTACATAGCTTTTCTGACACGCATGGGAGAGCGCATGGCAGATGACCTAAGACAGCAACTTTTTGCTGCTCTTCTGAAGCAAGATATTTCTTTCTATGACCAACACAAGACAGGAGAATTAGTTAACAGGTTAGCATTGTGGGATTCAGAGCACTGATACTTATATGTTGATTCTGTGGTTCCCAAACTATGTGCTTAGGGCTGCCAGAAGATTTCAGAATGAGATAATCTGTTAATTAAACTTCTGTTTCTCATGAACCCCGGGCATGGTATCTCACCAAAGAAGTTACAAAGGTTCATTTCAGTTTCTGTGTCATGAACTGAAAAGAACTTGTATAAATtcagtttattttatgtttgttttgcttgttttattaagttttttatatttgttatgctTCTTCCTGTGTTaacttatgtttgtatataaagtcTCCTACCTCTAGTGAGctttatatttgtcattatggTTACATCTAAGTTTACTTGGCTTAGAACCtaagtttattttctttcaaatattAGTGATTTGTTGAACAGGTGAAGATGCACTCTGTTCAAAAAGTAAATTCATGTTGGGTTAGGGGGGCAGTTAAAGGAAAAGATGCTGTAGGAAGGACTATGTTAGTATGAGATGCCATTGCTGAAAAAAGAGTTTGGGAACCActgcattttttatttgtaaagatAATGCACCTTTGTAGGTAATAACTACAGTTATATTGTGCTTTGATTATGATcagtaaaactaatatatatatattttgagatacattttttttttagctttgaagACTCAAGATATGTTGGATTAAAGTAAAGAGTCAGTTCTGTTGGGAAAAAGTAATGTCATGAAAAATGTGATTAGAGTTTAGCTACTTGAAGCTACTTGTGCTTctgaatttttaattaatattacttttcttttacagGTTGACAGCAGATGTACAAGACTTCAAGAGTTCATTCAAGATGTGCATATCACAAGGACTCCGTAGTGTCACACAGGTAAGTAACTAAATTATATTAGTGGAAGAAAGCATTTTAAGTTGAAAatgtctgattttttaaaatgcaaaatcaGATTCATTGACactggttttgttttattaattttgtgtacTTGTAGGAttatggaaatgttttttttattattattatcattattattggtaatgctctgttaattagaatggagatgataatggcaattattaagtttgtgatagtaatagtagtatcaacaTTAAATTTAAGTAAGACAGTAAGCAGATAAGATCAAATAAGCCATGTGattgattccttggtgactaagcacttgtaaaaCAAACTGtgtttaaataaaattgataaaacagAACCACAGTAAACACCGTAGGTAACTGGCATCAGTTGGTTAAGAATCAACatcataacttttttattttattattattattattttttttacctgagTTAAGCTAAAGACACTTTATAATGGCATGTGTAATACCATACTGAGAATGGCCATCTTGCTGGGGACACATTTATCTTGCCATTGTTATCTCATTTCTACCACAAATTAAAAAGCCCTTCTAACATGCAGACTTTTGCACCATGGGAACTGAATACTTTTGTGGGTCATAAAAGGTCTCAATATTTCATACATGTGTTGTCTGTATCAGAGCCACAAGTAAGGACTTTATTGGTGTATAcatggtataaaaatatatagtccaGCTGCATGCATGTGGTGCATACTGCCTTGTTTATGTGTGGCCTTGGAATCTAGATCTCTTGGCATCTTAGCCAGCCTGGAGGCACTGGGTTCAATTTAATGGAAATATTGTGAGGCATTTGATAATAGCAGtccattttctgtaatttttggATTACCCATATAATCCTTTTTTAAATAGAGAGTTATGTATAAAAGGtctgaatgggaatgaatatcttcacaatacaagagatgtatttgaccagttttgattatatctttgtcagaaatacatgtatttctgatgaaaatataatcgaaaccagtcagaTACATCTGttgtattgtgaggatattcattctcattcataccttttatacatttgtaaacatgaatacggttcataaagAGTAATGTGTTTGCTTTTGCTTTCAGATCATTGGTTGTGGTGTTTCACTTTATTCTATATCACCCCAAATGACTGGACTAACTGCAGTGACAGTGCCAGTAATAATTGGAATTGGCACTGGTCTTGGCAGTTTGTTGCGTGCACTCTCTCGTGAAGCACAACACCAGGTGTGGTTTTGAGATTTAAAGTTACATGTATTAAGATAATATGGAAGTTAAATTAAATCACtataattttactattgttaGAGATGTCTTTGTTAATAATTTGATACTGTATAACAATGTTTTAAGGTTGAATAtgagtaatttttctcttttctgttacctttttgtGAAATTGTTTGAACACCCATATCAAGGAACAGCAGGATTtgaataaatttgaaaatttgaTTGTCAGGTTGCAAGAGCTacaggagttgcagatgaatgcCTGGGCAACATGCGAACAGTGAGGGCCTTTGCCATGGAGGATTCAGAGGAAACTCTCTATGCAAGGGAGGTTGACAAATCAAGACAGCTGAATGAGGATCTAGGCCTTGGCATAGGTCTCTTTCAGGTATGATATCGAGGAAGTTAATCAGGTGACCAAGAGTGTCTGCAGTCAAGAAGCAGAAGAAATTAATTTTGTGTTCCTAGTatgtttcttcctttattcttataGGGGAGATCACAACAGGAAATTTATGTAAACAGCAGAAGTGTGATTTCATGGAAATTGCTAGAGCTTATTTGTAAAAAGTTTACTGgaagtgattgtttttttttttaagaatgcatAATGTTTTGCAGTATTTTGTCCCCACTGCAGATAATTGCAACAgacattattctttctttttttcatatgatcAAATGCAGGCTGGCTCAAACTTATTTCTGAATGGCATAGTACTGGGGACCTTGTACATAGGAGGTTCTCTGCTTGCCACTAATCAGCTGAAGCCAGGTGACCTCATGTCCTTCCTTGTTGCCGCCCAAACCATCCAACGCTCGCTTGCTCAGCTCAGCATTCTCTTTGGCACATATGTCCGCGGAATTAGTGCTGGGGCACGTGTGTTTGAGGTGAGGTTGTGCGCTATGAAGGTTTATGTATCTGTTCTTTTGTCTATTCtgtacaaattttttttgtgatgataataatcatggatTTTAGAAAAAActtcagcatcagcatcattcaAGTTGCATTTCACTTTTCAGTATATCAAGTTACAACCTTCCATTCCTTTGAAAGGCGGAAAAATCATTCCCTACCATACACTGATGGGCAATATTGAATTCAGAAATGTGTCCTTTGCTTATCCAACAAGACCAGATCAGGTATGAGAGGAACTGGAGACTTTTATTTGTTAATCTTCTGAAAACTCTGTAATGAGAATATCCAATATGCAGCTTATTCATGTTAATCTTATTTGAACTATTCTGTAAGAAACTTCAGTTTACTGTCACTGTTTGTATGATCTTATTTGAATTCTCCAAGGAGAATTTTCATTTAGTATTCGGAATTAGGTTTATCTTATTTGAGCAATTCATTGAGAATTTTCGAAATCACTCTTAGTTTACAAATGTTTAACAGCCTCCTTAATGTGCTTAATGGTTTTATAGGAGGTGCTAAGGAATTTTAGCCTACGGATTCCAGCTGGCCGAGTGGTAGCTTTGGTAGGAAGCTCTGGAGGTGGCAAATCTACTGTGGCACAGCTTCTGGAAAGGTGAATGCTTCTAAGACTTCAGTCTAAAATATAGGGAGATATTTGAAAGATATATGCTAGGTTTACTGTATTTAAAGTTACTTCTTAATTAGATGATTTACTTGTTCATTACTTGGTATACTTATAATAGTATAGAATTCTATGCATTGTAGTGATTAGTGGTATAGTGAACAGATTTTTGATATATGTACACTTCAATTTTAATATCAGTAGTATAAGACCTTTAATGTGTTTTAGGAACATGTCAAGACTAGAACCCATAGCAAACCTTGCTGAATTAATAATTTTCCTACTATGTTTACCAagtttaaaattgtttaaaacatGAAAAGCACTGATTTTGGTATTACTATCACCTCGTATTTTTCCAGTTGGTATGAATACATATCATGAAATGactgcgtaaatatatataaaaagaataaaacgttAATTGACTCTGTTCTaccatcaatattgcaattgtatcagaAAGGAAATAGGCATAGCAAAGACATAGCTAAATACCCAAAGAAAGGGTATGATATATGTTTGATTAGCAACATGAATGCCTACAATATTGTAGTATTAAAACATACAGcacttttttattcttgtatGTAAGAAAAGGTATAAAgcaatttatctattaatttgtcatttgatatatgtaaaatgatatatatttaagattGCCAGTAAAATTATGAACTAAAATAGGGTACTTGGACATTTGCTGCATTTTGGGGGCTCTCTGCCATGCAGCATCTGTTGAAAGAACAGAGAGTCATATCTCAGAATTTTGTGTATTTGAATCTTTGTCTTAGATTACAGAAAATTAGTTATCTGGACCTTGTTTTTTTCTCATGAATTGCATACCACGAGGATAACTAGATTTCTTATTTGTGCAGTTCATGGATTAATGAGTCTACTTTTTTGTAAAATCAATAATGGAAGAATGATTCAAGATTCCTGCTATCTTTTCTTCCCAGGTTCTATGATGTAAAGGAAGGCTCCATCACCATTGATGGAGAGGATATTCGCTGCCTTAACCCCACTTGGCTTCGTGGCCGCATCATTGGCTTCATCAACCAGGAGCCAGTCTTGTTTGCTACATCCATTATGGAAAATATACGATATGGCCGTCCTGATGCTACTGATGAAGAGGTGCTACAAtggaatttgtttttatttggataTGTTTAAACTTCTGAAGTTTGAATGCTTATCAAGATATTTTACATAGCACTTTCAGTAAGATGATATAAAATGATGCTGATTTTGATTTGCAAGCTTAGTCCAAGGACGAGTTCCTGGGTGTAGTtctagggtggggggggggaata encodes the following:
- the LOC119574601 gene encoding mitochondrial potassium channel ATP-binding subunit-like isoform X1; translated protein: MSLLTWAARATRSPLCIKQGFPSWSAGSPGSHMRLSQWKTVKLPKQLGKQVVARSVHVVRTETTSHTEKFSLTVLLRLGLGGGTLIGIKGLLTPVTADCKASQPTPAVVAEIHDRLHGAGQAEEDKDPPFDWLYFWRLLKPQLHYFLAAMGSALIVSLANIQIPLLLGEIVNVVARFTGDHTEEGNNYIKEITDPTMKIIKFYVAQAIFTFSYIAFLTRMGERMADDLRQQLFAALLKQDISFYDQHKTGELVNRLTADVQDFKSSFKMCISQGLRSVTQIIGCGVSLYSISPQMTGLTAVTVPVIIGIGTGLGSLLRALSREAQHQVARATGVADECLGNMRTVRAFAMEDSEETLYAREVDKSRQLNEDLGLGIGLFQAGSNLFLNGIVLGTLYIGGSLLATNQLKPGDLMSFLVAAQTIQRSLAQLSILFGTYVRGISAGARVFEYIKLQPSIPLKGGKIIPYHTLMGNIEFRNVSFAYPTRPDQEVLRNFSLRIPAGRVVALVGSSGGGKSTVAQLLERFYDVKEGSITIDGEDIRCLNPTWLRGRIIGFINQEPVLFATSIMENIRYGRPDATDEEVIEAAKTANAHAFIEAFPRGYNTRVGERGVTVSGGQKQRIAIARALLKNPTILVLDEATSALDAESEAVVQEALETCIQGRTVLIIAHRLSTIQNADVIAVIAHGKLAEIGTHEGLKKLGGIYADLIRQQQKEEETSQKSWGFA
- the LOC119574601 gene encoding mitochondrial potassium channel ATP-binding subunit-like isoform X2; amino-acid sequence: MSLLTWAARATRSPLCIKQGFPSWSAGSPGSHMRLSQWKTVKLPKQLGKVVARSVHVVRTETTSHTEKFSLTVLLRLGLGGGTLIGIKGLLTPVTADCKASQPTPAVVAEIHDRLHGAGQAEEDKDPPFDWLYFWRLLKPQLHYFLAAMGSALIVSLANIQIPLLLGEIVNVVARFTGDHTEEGNNYIKEITDPTMKIIKFYVAQAIFTFSYIAFLTRMGERMADDLRQQLFAALLKQDISFYDQHKTGELVNRLTADVQDFKSSFKMCISQGLRSVTQIIGCGVSLYSISPQMTGLTAVTVPVIIGIGTGLGSLLRALSREAQHQVARATGVADECLGNMRTVRAFAMEDSEETLYAREVDKSRQLNEDLGLGIGLFQAGSNLFLNGIVLGTLYIGGSLLATNQLKPGDLMSFLVAAQTIQRSLAQLSILFGTYVRGISAGARVFEYIKLQPSIPLKGGKIIPYHTLMGNIEFRNVSFAYPTRPDQEVLRNFSLRIPAGRVVALVGSSGGGKSTVAQLLERFYDVKEGSITIDGEDIRCLNPTWLRGRIIGFINQEPVLFATSIMENIRYGRPDATDEEVIEAAKTANAHAFIEAFPRGYNTRVGERGVTVSGGQKQRIAIARALLKNPTILVLDEATSALDAESEAVVQEALETCIQGRTVLIIAHRLSTIQNADVIAVIAHGKLAEIGTHEGLKKLGGIYADLIRQQQKEEETSQKSWGFA